The Akkermansia sp. RCC_12PD genome contains the following window.
TAAACTCAAGGGACGTACCAGCCGCATTAATATTTGCTCCATCAGTCTCCGGGTAAATCGGAAAACGCTGTTATGAAGGAAGCCGAACTTCGAGCTCGCTTCGTTGCCGAATAATTGAAAAAGGAAGCCAAGGGAACTCTGTTAAACGTGGATGTGAACGTTTCACTCACTGGAAACAAGTCAAAATCCATCCTGCGTGACAAGAGATATATTCCCGGCATTAAAGATCCTCTTGTTCAATGGCTGAAAGAATACGGAACTTGTTATTCAGGAAATACGGTGTCAGCATAGTTGGACAGGTTAAGGGGGAATTGGGGAAATTGATGGTGATTCCCGGTCATGTTTTTACCGGAGCTTTTCCCAGGGGCACCTCTCCCCTGGTCCTACTTGAAAGAGGGGATGGGGGAGGATGAATGGGGTTGGAAGCAGGGAGGCGTAACGGAGGGGATCCCTGTTCTGCAATTTGTTCAGAAGGTGGCGGAATTCATATTCCAGTTGTTTTTCCGGCAGGGGGAGAAGGGGAAGCGGTTCCACGGGCGCGATTTTCTGAAGGTCGAAATGGTAGCCCCTGCGAAGGGATTCGTCATGAACGGCTTTCAGATAGGCGTCCAGCGTTTGAAGAGGATGGGGAGTTTCCCGGAAACGTTGGAGCTGGGGATGATGGATATAGCCTTTGGTCTGGCCTGAGAGCACTTTCCGGGCCAGCAGTCCTTCCCTCCACAGGGCGACCAGTCCGGAGGAATCCAGATATGACGGGTGAAGGGACCAGAGCCTCATGATTTTTTGGACCGCAGGAGGCATCCGAGCGTTGAAGGGGAGACGGAAGGAAGCCGTCCGGCATATTCCGGATGTTTCAGGCTAATGCGATTTCTCCCTGAAGGTCTTCCGGTTCCGCAGGGGAAGGAGTTTGTTCCGTGACGGGCGTGTATACCGGGGAGGAAGTTTCCTGCGCCCGGGTTTTGACGGCTTCCAGAATGAGTTCCGCGGTGCGTTCCAGACCGTAGTCCGATGTGTTGATGCACAAGTCGTAAAGACGTGCGTTGCCGAGTTCCTGTCCGGTGTAGTGCAGGCAGTGGTTGCGGCGGCGGGAGTCCATCGTGTCCATTGTCCGGGCTACGCTGCGGGGGGAGACTCCGTAGTTTTCCACGACGCGCTGCATGCGGGTGGCGGGGTCGGCATGGAGGAAGACGCTGAACAGGTTGGGACGGCCTTTCAGGATGAAGTTGGCGCAGCGGCCCACGATGACGCAGGCGTGTTTGGCGGCGATATCCCGGATGACTTTGCTCTGGGCCAGGAAGGTTGCGTCTTCCGGCGGCTGTTCTTCCGCCGTGTAGGCATAGTTCTGGGCGTAGAGCTCGTAAAGGAAGCGGCTGGCAAGCTGTTGTTCGTGCCTGCGGATGTAGTCCGGTGTGAGGCCGCTTTGCGCCGCGGTGAGGTACACCAGTTCCGAGTCATAGAATTGGATGCCGAGCCGTTCCGCGATCATGGCGCCGATGGCGTGGCCGCCGGAGCCGTATTCCCGGTCAATGGAGATAACCAGAGGCGCATCCGGAGCGTAGGCCGCCGTTTCCGCGGACGGCAGAGGGGCCTGCATGGCGCCGGGCCGTGCGGCGCGTTCCAGCAGCCTGTCCAGCCAGAATACGTGTTTGTTGAAGAACCGGACGATCATTCCCACCAGAATGGCGGCCACGACGGTTCCTTCCCGGATGCCGGAGAGGCCGTGCAGCAGGAAAAACGAACAGGCGAGGCCGATGCAGACGAGCGTGCAGTCCATGCCGGTTTTCACGGCTCCGAATTCCCATTTGAAGAGTTTGACGAACGCCAGGTTCATGCCTTCCGCCGCCAGCAGGACGGCGTCCGCCTTGACCTGCATGAAGACTCCGAAGCCCAGAATGACGCAGCTCAGCAGGCAGATTACTGCGGACCAGGCGTACCCCGCCGGTTCCAGCGGAGATACCAGCCACATAGAGAAGTCCGTCAGCATGCCGAAGACGAAGACCACGGGGATCTGGAGCAGGTGGACGGGCCGGAACTGCCTTTTGAGCAGGGCCGCCTGCACGGCGACAAAGCTCAGGTGCATGAGGATGGTGATGGTCCCCATGCTCAGAGGGAGGGCCAGGCTGAGGATATAGGGCGTGCAGGAGATGGGGGAGACCCCCAGGCTGGCTTTGGCGGACAGGGCGATGCCCAGGGACATGATGAAGAGGGCCGCCACCAGGACGAAGCAGCGCAGGATGTGTTCTCCAATGCTTCTCCGTACGTGATAGTCTGCCATGGTACCAGATGTTAGTCCTTATGTCAGCATCAAGTCAAGGGTTCAAAAGCCGGAATTCCGGTGGTCGCTTTTTTTCATTTGCTTTCACATGGATGCTTCAGGCATGAAGGATGGCGGACGCCTGTGATTCCGTCCGGAAACCCTGACCGGGAATAGACATGGGAAACGGCTGGAGAAGCGAAGCCGCGCATGAAGGAGGGTGCGGGGGAAGAGGCCGTTTTGCCTGTCCCGTTCGTACCGGGATTTTGGATCCGGGGTGGGGGCGGGAGGTTTTCCTACAGCTCGAATACCGGGTTTTCCACGGCGTTTTTCACGGCGATGAGGAATTGTACGGCCTGTTTCCCGTCCACCAGGCGGTGGTCGTAGGAGAGGGCCAGGTACATCATGGGCCGAATGGTGATTTGGCCGTCCCTGACGACGGGGCGTTCCTGGATGGCGTGCATGCCCAGAATGCCACTCTGGGGCGGGTTCAGGATGGGGGTGGAGAGCAGGGAGCCGTACGTGCCTCCGTTGGATATGGTGAAGCACCCTCCCTGCAGGTCCTGCATGGAAAGGGTGCCCTTTCGTGCTTTTTCCGCCAGCGCGGCGAGTTCCAGTTCCAGTTCCGGGAGCGTTTTCCGGTCGCAGTCCCTCAAGACGGGCACCACGAGGCCCTTGTCCGTGCCGATGGCGACGGAGATGTCGTAGTACAGGTTTTCCACGATGTCCGTGCCGTCTATTTTGGCGTTGACCTGCGGCACTTCCTTGAGCGCCTTGACGGCGGCCTTGATGAAGAAGCCCATGAAGCCGAGTTTGGTGCCGTACCTTTCCCGGAAGGAGGCGTTGAATTGCCTGCGCAGTTCCATGACGGCGCTCATGTCGCATTCATTGAAGGTGGTGAGGATGGCCGCCTGGTGCTGGACTTGTGCCAGCCGGGCCGCGATGGTGCGGCGCAGGGGGCTCATGGGTTTCCTGATGAAGCGGGGTGCGGCCTGTTCCGGCCCGGCGGATTGCTTTTCCCGTGGCGTTTCCGACGGTTCGTGCGCCTGTTCCGGGTGTTCCTCCGGAGGAGATGCCGCCTTTTTTACGTCCGGCTGCGGGGTGTTTTCCGGTTCCGGAAGCACGGTGGCCTCTTCCTTTTCCGGAACGGAAGTTCCGGCGGACGGGGCAATGCGGCCCAGAACGGCTCCGATGGGGGCTTCAGCTCCTTCCGGTACGAGGATTTCCAGCATGCCGTCCTCATCCGCTTCCAGATCCGTGGAGACTTTGTCCGTTTCCAGCGTGACCAGGGTGTCTCCTCTGGCCACTGCGTCTCCGGCGCCCTTGTGCCATGCGGCTACGGTGGCGGCGGTGATGGATTCTCCGAAACTGGGGATCAGGATGTCGCTCATGGGATGGTGATGGTCAGGATTGGGCGCGCGGTCCGAAGGCCGTGGCGATGAGTCGTTTTTGCGCGGCGGCGTGCAGGGCCTTGGCCCCTTCCGCCGGGCAGGCCATGGGGGGGCGCCCCGCATAGCGGAACGAGGTGGCGAAGAGGCGGCCCAGCCGGTTGCGCAGATGGCCCCACGCCCCCATGTTGGAGGGTTCCTCCTGGCACCATACGAAGTCGCGCACTTTCTGGTAGGGGGCGAGCAGGTAGGTAAGCTGTTCCTGCGCCAGCGGGTAGATTTGCTCCACGCGGATGATGACGGTGTCCGCGATGCCGTGTTCCTTTCGGTAGGTGTCCAGGTCGTAGTAGATTTTTCCCGTGCAGAAGACGGCGCGCGTGATTTTGTCCGGAGCCGGGCTTTCCGGATCAGCCAGTACTTCGTGGAACCGGGACGGAGCCAGGAATTCACGGCGGGCGGAGGCGGCTTCCGGCCGGGAGAGCAGGCTTTTTGGCGTGAAGACGATGAGGGGCTTGTGTACGTTCTGGTGTATCTGGCGGCGCAGGGCGTGAAAGTATTGGGCGGGTGTGGTCGGGTTGATGACCTGCAGGTTGTCGTCCGCGCAGAGCTGGAGGTAGCGTTCCATGCGGGCGCTGGAGTGCTCGGACCCAGCCCCTTCGTAACCGTGGGGCAGGAGCAGCACGATGCGGCATTTCTGGTGCCATTTGGCTTCCGCGGCCGCAATGAACTGGTCCACGATGACCTGGGCTCCGTTGGCAAAGTCGCCGAACTGGGCTTCCCACATGACCAGGGCGTCCTGGCTTTCCAGGGCATAACCGTATTCGAAGCCCAGCACAGAGGCTTCTGACAGGGAAGAGTTGTAGATGCGGAAGGCGGTGGTGCCGTGGTTCAGTTTTTCCAGCGGCGTGTACACGGAGCCGTTGTTGAAGTCGTGCAGGACGGCATGCCGCTGGGAGAAGGTGCCGCGCTGGCAGTCCTGCCCGGAGAGGCGGACGGTGTGGTTTTCCGTGAGCAGGGATCCCCATGCCAGGGATTCCGCCATGGCCCAGTCCAGCGGGCCGTCTTCCCGGAAGGCTTCACGGCGGCGGGAGAGGAAGCGTTTTTCCAGGGTGGGGTGGGGCGTGAAGTTTTCCGGCAGTTCCGTCAGGATGTTTCCGATGCGCCGGAAGAGGTCCGGACTGATGCCCGTGCGCACGCTGAGGCGGGGAATGGGGGATTCATCCGCATCCTGCGCGCTGACCGGGAGGATGTAGTCCGCCGGGTGCTCCTTCATCTGGTCGTATGCCTGCTGCATGCCGTTCCAGATGCGTTCCCTGATGCCATGTTCCTCCTGTTCCGTCAGTTCCCCCCGTTCCCGGAGCAGGGTTCCGTACAGGGCCGCCGCCGTGGGGCGCGCCTCTATTTTTTTGGTCTGCATGGGGGCTGTGAAGGCGGCCTGGTCCGTTTCATTGTGTCCCAGGCGGCGGTAGCAGTACATGTCCAGAATGATGTCGCGGCCGAATTTCTGGCGGAACTGGAGCGCGAATTCCGCGGCCCAGATCAGGTTTTCCGGGTTTTCCCCGTTGATGTGCAGGATGGGCGCTTCCAGCATCTGGGCCACGTCCGTGGCGTAATGGGAGGAGCGGGCTTCATCCGGGCTGGTGGTGAAGCCGATCTGGTTGTTGATGATCAGGTGGATGGAACCGCCGGTCCGGTAGCCTTTCAGCTGGGAGAGGTTGAGCACTTCCGCCACCAGCCCCTGTCCGGCGAAGGCGGCGTCCCCGTGGAGAATAAGCGGGAGCACATGCTTTCTTTCCATGTCATCCAGGCTGTGCTGCCTGGCCCTGGCGCGGCCTTCCACCACGGGGTAGACGGCTTCCAGGTGGCTGGGATTGGAGGAGAGGTTGATGTGCAGGGGCACGCCGTCCACGTGGCGCGTGGCGGCATAGCCCAGGTGGTATTTCACGTCGCTGCGGCCGATGGGGGATTCCGGAAGGTAGTCCGGCGTGAATTCGTAAAAGATGGTTTTCAGCGGCTTGTGGAGGATGTTTGCCAGCACGTTGAGCCTGCCCCGGTGGGCCATGCCCATTTCCACGTGGGAGATGGCCGCCGCAGGACAGCGTTTGACCAGGGCGTCCAGCAGGACGATGGCGCCTTCCCCCCCTTCCAGGGAGAAGCGTTTTTCCCCGATGAAGCGCTTGCCCAGGAATTCCTCGAACAGTTCCGCCTTGCAGAGGTGGATGAAGGCGTCCCGGCGGGTTTCCGGGCCGTAGTCCACGCCGTCCGCCCGGCGGTCTATTTTTTCCTCAATCCACGAGCGGATTTCCAGGTTGTCAATGTGCTGGTATTCAAATCCGATGGCCCCGCAATAGGTGTTCCGGAGGTGGGCGATGATTTCCCGGAGGGTGAAGATGCGCCCTTTCTGGAAGGTGCCGATGTTGATGGGCTGGTCCATGTCTTCCGGGCGGAAGCCCAGTTCTTCCGGACGTACGGGAACGGTCGCTTCCTCCGGAGAGTCCAGCGGGTTGAAGCGGGCGCATTTGTGCCCCATGACCCGGTATGCCCGGATGAGCTGGTTGACGCGCCCGCGGCCTTCCGCACTTTCCGGCGGAACCGTGTACGGGGAAGCGTCCGCGGCGTTTTCCTCTTCCCGCGGAGCGCCGCCGCTGCCCAGCTCGTATCCCTCAAAGTAGGCCGCCCAAAGGGGATCTACGGACAGCGGATCGTTTTTCCATGTTTCATGGAGCGCCGTGATTTCCTCAGGCGTGAGTCTGGAGAAGATGGAGGCGTTCATGCGGGAAGGATGGACGGAATGGTGAACAGTGGTTTATTCGCTGATTGTCGTCCGCTTTCTGAAGGCGGAATTTCCAACCATTAATAGCTGTGCTCGTTGAGTTGCACCTTTCCGCGGAAGACCCAGTAGATGGCTGCGGAGTAGGCGAGGACGATTGGAACACCGATGAGGGCGATGTAGGTCATCACTATCAGGCTTTCCCGTGTGGAGGAACCGTTGACGAGGGTAAGGGAGTGCTCCGGATTGGGCATGGAGTATAGCAGGTTGGGGAACATGGAGGCCCCAAACATGGCCATCATGCACCCCATCGTGGAGCAGGAGGCGATGAAGGCCCAGCCTGACCGGTTTTTGCTCATGAATATCCAGATGGCCGCAATGGAAACAGCCGCCAGCGCGGCGATGCCGTAGATCCAGGGCGAGCGTTCCAGCGCCGCCGCTACGTGCGGCACGTACAGGAGCGTGGCCGCGCCGTGAACGATGATCAGGATGGTAAAGATGATGATGCAGGGCTTGAGGAGCCTTTTGATTTGCTGCTGGAGTTCACCCTGCGTTTTCATCATCAGGAAGATGCCGCCGTGCATGGCGAAGAGGGCCACCGTCGTGAGGCCCAGCAGGATGGCGTAGGGGTTCAGCAGGCTGAGGAAGGTTCCCGTGAAGTTGCCCTGGTCGTCCAGCGGGATTCCCCTGGTGACGTTCCCCATGGCCACCCCGATGAGCAGGGCCGCAAGGAGGCTGCTGACGGAGAAAGTGATGTCCCAGCCTTTGCGCCACCACGGCATGGGCTGCTTGCTCCGGAATTCGATGGAGACGGCCCGGAAGATAAGGGTGAGCAACAGGAGCATGAAAGCCAGATAGAATCCGGAGAAGACGGAGGCGTACACGTACGGGAAGGCGGCGAAGAGGGCGCCCCCTCCCGTGATGAGCCAGACTTCATTGCCGTCCCATACGGGACCCACGGCATTGAGCATCAGCCTCCTGTTTTCATCTCCCTTGATAAAGAACTGGAGGGTGCCGGTTCCCAGGTCAAAACCGTCCAGAACGGCGTAGCCGGAGAAGAGTACGCCGACGAGGATGAACCAGATGATTTGCAGGTCTGCGAGAGTGAGGTTGTCCAACATGGTTTTAAGTGGGGGGATGAGGGTTAGTCTTTGACGAAGGGGACCTGAAGCTTGCCTTCACCCGTGCCGTCGTCTTCCTTCGCTTCCTGGTCGGGGCCTTTGTGGATTTTATGGGTGATTTGATAAAGAAAGAGGGCCAGAAGCAGGGTATAGATGACGAAGAACATGCCCAGCGAGGAGAGTGCCTCCGCCGCGGTGAGGGTGGGGGAGACGGCGTGCTCCGTCCTCAGGATGCCGTACACGATCCAGGGCTGGCGGCCCATTTCCGCCACTGCCCAGCCTACCTGGTTGGCAATCTGCGGCCCCAATACGGAGAAGACAAAGCACCAGAGCAGCCATCGTTTTTCAAAGAGCCAGCCGCGTTTCCACGCCCAGAGGCCCAGCAGGAACAGGGCGCCCAGCGCACAGCCGATGAGGATCATGAGGTGGAAGGAGTAGAAGACGGGCAGGATGGGGGGGGCGTTCGTCCTGCGGAATGGCGTTCATGCCGGTGATGGGGGTATCCAGGTCATGATGAGTCAGGAAAGTGAGCATGTACGGGATGGAGATGCCTGTCACTTCATGGGTGGACGGGTTCATCCAGCCGACGAGGTGGAGCGACTGCGGAGCCCCCGATTCCATCACGCCTTCCATGGCGGCAAATTTAGCGGGCTGGTGGATGGAGACTTCACGAGCGCTGGAGTCTCCCGTGATGCCCATGCCTACCACGCCTATCAGTCCGATGACCAGCGCTACCTTGAAGCTTTTCTTGGCTCCGCCCGTGAAGCGTTTTTTGAGGATATACCAGGCAGAGACGCTGAGCACCAGCGTGGCTCCCGCCAGCCAGCACCCCGCCAGGGCGTGCGTCAGGCGGTCCACCGTAGACGGGTTGAAGACCACATCATAGAAGCTGGTGATGTGCGCCTGGATTTTTCCGTTTACTTCCACCAGCTTGTAGCCGGCGGGCGTCTGCATCCAGGAGTTCGCCACAATGATCCAGATGGCGCTGAAATGGGCGCCCAGGGCCACCATGCAGGCGGAGAAGAAGTGCATTTTGGGCCCCACTTTGTCCCAGCCGAAGAGCAGGATGGCCAGGAAGCCGGATTCCAGGAAGAAGGCGAAGATGCCTTCCGCCGCCAGGGGGCTGCCGAAGATGTCGCCTACGCAACGGGAGTAGTCCGCCCAGTTGGTGCCGAACTGGAATTCCATCACAATGCCGGAGGCCACGCCCAGCGCGAAGATGATGCCGAATATCTTGGTCCAGAATTTGGCCTGCTTGTGGTAGAGCTCGTTTTTTGTTTTCAGCCAGAGGCCTTCCAGTGCCACCAGTACCACCCCCAGGCCGATGGTCATCGGCGGGAAGATGTAGTGGAACATGATGGTGACGGCAAACTGAAGACGGGATAATAAGACCGGATCGTCCATGATTGATTGGGGATGAGTGGTTGTTTATGGAACAAGATGCCGGCAGCCAAATTCCGGAACCTTTATGTTTTATACATCCCGGAGAGGGCTTTGTTCAATTATTTTCCTTCTGCTCTGACA
Protein-coding sequences here:
- a CDS encoding cytochrome ubiquinol oxidase subunit I → MILIGCALGALFLLGLWAWKRGWLFEKRWLLWCFVFSVLGPQIANQVGWAVAEMGRQPWIVYGILRTEHAVSPTLTAAEALSSLGMFFVIYTLLLALFLYQITHKIHKGPDQEAKEDDGTGEGKLQVPFVKD
- the cydB gene encoding cytochrome d ubiquinol oxidase subunit II, with amino-acid sequence MLDNLTLADLQIIWFILVGVLFSGYAVLDGFDLGTGTLQFFIKGDENRRLMLNAVGPVWDGNEVWLITGGGALFAAFPYVYASVFSGFYLAFMLLLLTLIFRAVSIEFRSKQPMPWWRKGWDITFSVSSLLAALLIGVAMGNVTRGIPLDDQGNFTGTFLSLLNPYAILLGLTTVALFAMHGGIFLMMKTQGELQQQIKRLLKPCIIIFTILIIVHGAATLLYVPHVAAALERSPWIYGIAALAAVSIAAIWIFMSKNRSGWAFIASCSTMGCMMAMFGASMFPNLLYSMPNPEHSLTLVNGSSTRESLIVMTYIALIGVPIVLAYSAAIYWVFRGKVQLNEHSY
- a CDS encoding cytochrome ubiquinol oxidase subunit I, whose product is MDDPVLLSRLQFAVTIMFHYIFPPMTIGLGVVLVALEGLWLKTKNELYHKQAKFWTKIFGIIFALGVASGIVMEFQFGTNWADYSRCVGDIFGSPLAAEGIFAFFLESGFLAILLFGWDKVGPKMHFFSACMVALGAHFSAIWIIVANSWMQTPAGYKLVEVNGKIQAHITSFYDVVFNPSTVDRLTHALAGCWLAGATLVLSVSAWYILKKRFTGGAKKSFKVALVIGLIGVVGMGITGDSSAREVSIHQPAKFAAMEGVMESGAPQSLHLVGWMNPSTHEVTGISIPYMLTFLTHHDLDTPITGMNAIPQDERPPHPARLLLLPPHDPHRLCAGRPVPAGPLGVETRLAL
- a CDS encoding 2-oxoglutarate dehydrogenase E1 component, yielding MNASIFSRLTPEEITALHETWKNDPLSVDPLWAAYFEGYELGSGGAPREEENAADASPYTVPPESAEGRGRVNQLIRAYRVMGHKCARFNPLDSPEEATVPVRPEELGFRPEDMDQPINIGTFQKGRIFTLREIIAHLRNTYCGAIGFEYQHIDNLEIRSWIEEKIDRRADGVDYGPETRRDAFIHLCKAELFEEFLGKRFIGEKRFSLEGGEGAIVLLDALVKRCPAAAISHVEMGMAHRGRLNVLANILHKPLKTIFYEFTPDYLPESPIGRSDVKYHLGYAATRHVDGVPLHINLSSNPSHLEAVYPVVEGRARARQHSLDDMERKHVLPLILHGDAAFAGQGLVAEVLNLSQLKGYRTGGSIHLIINNQIGFTTSPDEARSSHYATDVAQMLEAPILHINGENPENLIWAAEFALQFRQKFGRDIILDMYCYRRLGHNETDQAAFTAPMQTKKIEARPTAAALYGTLLRERGELTEQEEHGIRERIWNGMQQAYDQMKEHPADYILPVSAQDADESPIPRLSVRTGISPDLFRRIGNILTELPENFTPHPTLEKRFLSRRREAFREDGPLDWAMAESLAWGSLLTENHTVRLSGQDCQRGTFSQRHAVLHDFNNGSVYTPLEKLNHGTTAFRIYNSSLSEASVLGFEYGYALESQDALVMWEAQFGDFANGAQVIVDQFIAAAEAKWHQKCRIVLLLPHGYEGAGSEHSSARMERYLQLCADDNLQVINPTTPAQYFHALRRQIHQNVHKPLIVFTPKSLLSRPEAASARREFLAPSRFHEVLADPESPAPDKITRAVFCTGKIYYDLDTYRKEHGIADTVIIRVEQIYPLAQEQLTYLLAPYQKVRDFVWCQEEPSNMGAWGHLRNRLGRLFATSFRYAGRPPMACPAEGAKALHAAAQKRLIATAFGPRAQS
- a CDS encoding pyrimidine dimer DNA glycosylase/endonuclease V — translated: MRLWSLHPSYLDSSGLVALWREGLLARKVLSGQTKGYIHHPQLQRFRETPHPLQTLDAYLKAVHDESLRRGYHFDLQKIAPVEPLPLLPLPEKQLEYEFRHLLNKLQNRDPLRYASLLPTPFILPHPLFQVGPGERCPWEKLR
- a CDS encoding cytidylate kinase family protein — its product is MADYHVRRSIGEHILRCFVLVAALFIMSLGIALSAKASLGVSPISCTPYILSLALPLSMGTITILMHLSFVAVQAALLKRQFRPVHLLQIPVVFVFGMLTDFSMWLVSPLEPAGYAWSAVICLLSCVILGFGVFMQVKADAVLLAAEGMNLAFVKLFKWEFGAVKTGMDCTLVCIGLACSFFLLHGLSGIREGTVVAAILVGMIVRFFNKHVFWLDRLLERAARPGAMQAPLPSAETAAYAPDAPLVISIDREYGSGGHAIGAMIAERLGIQFYDSELVYLTAAQSGLTPDYIRRHEQQLASRFLYELYAQNYAYTAEEQPPEDATFLAQSKVIRDIAAKHACVIVGRCANFILKGRPNLFSVFLHADPATRMQRVVENYGVSPRSVARTMDTMDSRRRNHCLHYTGQELGNARLYDLCINTSDYGLERTAELILEAVKTRAQETSSPVYTPVTEQTPSPAEPEDLQGEIALA
- a CDS encoding 2-oxo acid dehydrogenase subunit E2, translated to MSDILIPSFGESITAATVAAWHKGAGDAVARGDTLVTLETDKVSTDLEADEDGMLEILVPEGAEAPIGAVLGRIAPSAGTSVPEKEEATVLPEPENTPQPDVKKAASPPEEHPEQAHEPSETPREKQSAGPEQAAPRFIRKPMSPLRRTIAARLAQVQHQAAILTTFNECDMSAVMELRRQFNASFRERYGTKLGFMGFFIKAAVKALKEVPQVNAKIDGTDIVENLYYDISVAIGTDKGLVVPVLRDCDRKTLPELELELAALAEKARKGTLSMQDLQGGCFTISNGGTYGSLLSTPILNPPQSGILGMHAIQERPVVRDGQITIRPMMYLALSYDHRLVDGKQAVQFLIAVKNAVENPVFEL